In one window of Myxocyprinus asiaticus isolate MX2 ecotype Aquarium Trade chromosome 43, UBuf_Myxa_2, whole genome shotgun sequence DNA:
- the dcps gene encoding m7GpppX diphosphatase produces MAESENGSAAKRLKTHETGDTEQKHTDNEQHSDGDEISSDSPVSGFEITRILRESAREKNIFVHGKVKDQDAVVILEKSPIRQDTLPELLKSSTLKLEMRNDVYSTYKLQAPAHLNEIKTTVVCPATEKHIKKYLRQEIFLVEESGEDYRQLTLPYISGQSFSVQWVHNILDKKAEADRIIFEDPDPNTGFVLLPDFKWDQKQPEDLYLIAIVHRRDIKSLRDLTSEHLPLLKNIRSKGEYTIKQQYGIPPSKLRIYLHYQPSYYHLHVHFTSLDYEAPGCGVERAHLLSDVIQNLQADARYYHNRSLTFPLRADDGLLIRFKEAGKL; encoded by the exons ATGGCGGAATCCGAGAATGGCAGCGCTGCAAAAAGACTCAAAACACACGAGACCGGCGATACTGAACAAAAACACACCGACAATGAGCAGCACAGCGACGGCGATGAGATCTCATCCGATAGTCCGGTATCGGGCTTCGAAATCACCCGCATTTTGCGCGAGTCTGCGCGGGAAAAAAATATCTTTGTTCATGGAAAG GTGAAGGACCAGGATGCAGTTGTGATCCTGGAGAAAAGTCCTATTAGACAGGACACACTGCCTGAGTTATTAAAGAGCAGTACATTGAAGTTGGAGATGAGGAATGATGTGTACAGCACATATAAGCTACAGGCACCAGCTCACCTTAATG AAATCAAGACAACAGTGGTGTGCCCTGCAACAGAGAAGCATATTAAGAAATATTTGCGTCAGGAGATTTTTCTGGTCGAAGAATCGGGGGAGGATTATCGTCAACTCACACTGCCGTACATCAGCGGCCAGAGCTTCAGTGTGCAG TGGGTGCACAATATCTTGGACAAGAAAGCTGAAGCCGACCGGATTATTTTCGAAGATCCAGACCCCAATACTGGTTTTGTCTTGTTACCGGATTTCAAGTGGGACCAAAAGCAG CCAGAAGACTTATACTTGATTGCGATTGTCCACCGGAGGGACATTAAAAGTTTGAGGGATCTTACATCAGAGCACCTGCCATTACTGAAAAACATCCGCAGCAAAGGAGAG TACACCATTAAGCAGCAATATGGCATCCCTCCCAGCAAACTGCGCATATATCTGCACTATCAGCCGTCATACTATCATCTCCATGTTCATTTCACCTCACTGGACTACGAGGCTCCTGGCTGTGGGGTGGAAAGGGCCCACCTGCTTTCAGACGTCATTCAAAACTTACAGGCAGATGCCAGGTACTATCATAACCGCAGCCTGACTTTCCCTCTGCGAGCCGATGACGGTTTGCTCATCAGATTCAAAGAGGCTGGAAAGCTCTAG
- the kcnj1b gene encoding ATP-sensitive inward rectifier potassium channel 1b, whose amino-acid sequence MFQFIRKKIHNRLVERKIRGSRLVTKDGHCNIKFGTNKYHSHFAFIIDFWTTFVEIHWCFVIVFFVAAFTGSWFIFGLLWYSLAKNNGDLDRLQNTSESQQMKCIENINSLTTAFLYSLETQTTIGYGGRALTGHCPSTVALLIIQSLMGAIINCFMCGLILAKISLPKRRAKTVTFSETAIISLWKGNLCLQIRVANLRKTLLIGSQIYGKLLRTTITPEGQTVILDQVNIDFLVDAGKDNLFFVCPITLYHVIDKSSPFSEMAADTLQQQDFELVVFLDGMAESTSLSCQVRTSFLPREIQWGYNFLPVISRTKGGKYRVDLSNFSKTEPVVTPHCACCFQNEHNKELILHRHGHEGVDNLGFDVIDLQDSFDVNE is encoded by the coding sequence ATGTTCCAGTTCATTCGGAAAAAGATTCACAATCGACTTGTGGAGCGTAAAATTAGGGGAAGCCGTCTAGTCACCAAGGATGGGCACTGCAACATTAAATTTGGGACCAATAAATATCACAGCCATTTTGCTTTTATCATAGACTTCTGGACTACATTTGTTGAAATCCACTGGTGTTTTGTAATTGTCTTTTTTGTTGCTGCCTTCACTGGAAGCTGGTTCATTTTCGGGTTACTCTGGTATTCACTTGCAAAAAATAATGGAGACTTAGACAGACTCCAGAATACATCAGAGTCCCAACAGATGAAGTGTATAGAAAACATTAACAGTCTCACTACAGCCTTCTTGTACTCTTTAGAGACCCAAACAACTATTGGCTATGGCGGTCGGGCTCTAACAGGTCACTGCCCAAGCACGGTTGCCCTGTTGATCATCCAGTCCCTCATGGGTGCCATAATAAACTGCTTTATGTGTGGACTTATTCTGGCAAAGATCTCGCTCCCAAAAAGGAGAGCAAAAACAGTCACCTTCAGCGAAACAGCAATCATCTCTTTGTGGAAAGGAAATCTATGCCTTCAGATCCGAGTGGCCAATTTGCGAAAAACACTTCTAATTGGAAGCCAGATTTATGGAAAGCTCCTTCGCACAACCATCACTCCAGAAGGGCAGACAGTCATCCTGGACCAGGTGAACATTGACTTTTTGGTTGACGCTGGTAAGGACAACCTCTTCTTTGTTTGTCCAATTACTCTGTACCATGTAATCGATAAGTCCAGCCCATTTTCAGAGATGGCCGCAGACACTCTTCAACAGCAGGACTTTGAATTGGTTGTCTTTTTGGATGGTATGGCCGAATCCACCAGCTTGTCCTGCCAAGTTCGGACCTCCTTTCTTCCCAGGGAAATCCAGTGGGGTTACAACTTCCTGCCCGTCATATCTCGCACCAAGGGAGGAAAATACCGCGTCGATCTGTCTAACTTCTCCAAAACAGAGCCAGTAGTCACACCACACTGTGCGTGCTGTTTCCAAAATGAACATAATAAGGAACTCATTCTCCACCGACATGGACATGAAGGCGTTGATAATCTGGGATTTGATGTTATAGATCTTCAAGATTCTTTTGATGTAAATGAGTAG
- the smtlb gene encoding somatolactin beta, which produces MFFPNSVNQQVHGGPICASRTVLVPTSKSEIQQIFILAEGGLLLEGPETSSVPFTSPDMFESVRRDYSVLYCFRKDAHKMEIFLKLLKCHQTEKQNCSFFWLCQNSSANIF; this is translated from the exons ATGTTTTTTCCAAACTCAGTGAATCAGCAGGTTCATGGAGGGCCAATATGTGCATCCAGAACGGTGCTGGTTCCCACTTCTAAAAGTGAAATCCAGCAGATCTTT ATACTGGCTGAAGGCGGTTTGCTGTTGGAGGGCCCTGAAACTTCCTCTGTTCCCTTCACCTCTCCTGACATGTTTGAATCAGTGAGAAGAGACTACAGTGTGCTCTACTGCTTCAGGAAAGATGCACACAAGATGGAGATTTTCCTAAAACTCCTAAAATGCCATCAGACTGAAAAGCAGAATTGCTCCTTTTTCTGGCTCTGTCAAAATTCTTCTGCCAACATATTTTGA